The following are encoded in a window of Balaenoptera ricei isolate mBalRic1 chromosome 1, mBalRic1.hap2, whole genome shotgun sequence genomic DNA:
- the FCGR1A gene encoding LOW QUALITY PROTEIN: high affinity immunoglobulin gamma Fc receptor I (The sequence of the model RefSeq protein was modified relative to this genomic sequence to represent the inferred CDS: deleted 3 bases in 2 codons; substituted 3 bases at 3 genomic stop codons) — MAKNELAHDHEASSSALIGYYSRSRRVFTEGEPLALRCHGWKNKLVYNVLFYQNGKTFKFSPQNSEFTILKTNLSHSGIXHCSGMGRHRYTSAGVSITLXKLFPAPVLRPSLSFPLLEGNLVNLSCETKLLPQKPGLQLYFSLSLVGSKTLMSRNISSEYQILPAKKEDSGLYWCEATTEDGNVIKHRPELELQVFGLQSPTPVXFRFLFYLAVGIIFLVDTVFCVIIHKELQRKKKWNLEISLGSDHWKKVTPTFKKIDI; from the exons ATTGGCTACTACTCCAGGTCTCGCAGAGTCTTCACTGAAGGGGAACCTCTGGCCTTGAGGTGTCATGGATGGAAGAATAAGCTGGTGTACAATGTACTTTTCTACCAAAATGGCAAAACCTTTAAGTTTTCTCCTCAGAATTCTGAATTCACCATTCTGAAAACCAATCTGAGTCACAGTGGCATCTAGCACTGCTCAGGCATGGGAAGGCATCGCTACACATCAGCAGGAGTATCTATAACTTTATAAAAG CTATTTCCAGCCCCAGTGCTGAGACCATCCTTGTCATTCCCCCTCCTAGAGGGGAATCTGGTCAACCTGAGCTGTGAAACAAAGTTGCTCCCACAAAAGCCTGGTTTGCAGCTTTACTTCTCCTTA TCCCTTGTGGGAAGCAAGACACTGATGAGCAGGAACATATCCTCTGAATACCAGATACTACCTGCTAAAAAAGAAGACTCTGGATTATACTGGTGTGAGGCTACCACAGAAGATGGAAATGTCATCAAGCACCGCCCTGAGTTGGAGCTTCAGGTGTTTG GCCTCCAGTCACCTACTCCTGTCTAGTTTCGTTTCCTTTTCTATCTGGCAGTAGGCATAATATTTTTGGTGGACACTGTTTTCTGTGTGATAATACATAAggaactacaaagaaagaaaaagtggaatTTAGAAATCTCTTTGGGTTCTGATCATTGGAAGAAGGTAACT CCTACCTTCAAAAAGATAGATATTTAG